A single region of the Nocardioides sp. W7 genome encodes:
- a CDS encoding helix-turn-helix domain-containing protein encodes MQTVAVVVQDGAEPFGLGSLVEVWGEPYHPDDDNPVFDFQVCTPRPGRVKGRSDYDLHIERGLDAVADADLVCLSPKHDFLNHDPAVLEAVRAAYDRGAILYAHCSGVFELGAAGLLDGRECTTHWRYTARLASMYPEALVRPDVLYCHDGTVLTGAGSAAGIDASLHLLRDLYGARVAATTARRIVVPPHRDGGQAQFIARPVPDCDGETFGVLQQWIVENLHEELDVDALAKRALMSPRTFARRFRDEVGATPHVWVTGQRVLRAEQLLEQTDRSVERIAGDVGFGNAATLRHHFSRVRGVSPQRYRRAFSA; translated from the coding sequence GTGCAGACGGTTGCCGTGGTCGTGCAGGACGGAGCCGAGCCCTTCGGGCTCGGGTCCCTGGTCGAGGTGTGGGGAGAGCCGTACCACCCGGACGACGACAACCCGGTCTTCGACTTCCAGGTCTGCACCCCCCGCCCGGGTCGGGTCAAGGGTCGCTCCGACTACGACCTCCACATCGAGCGCGGACTGGACGCCGTCGCGGACGCCGACCTGGTCTGCCTGAGCCCCAAGCACGACTTCCTCAACCACGACCCGGCTGTGCTGGAGGCGGTGCGCGCGGCCTACGACCGGGGCGCCATCCTCTACGCGCACTGCTCGGGCGTCTTCGAGCTGGGCGCCGCGGGGCTGCTCGACGGACGCGAGTGCACGACGCACTGGCGCTACACGGCCCGGCTGGCCTCGATGTACCCCGAGGCGCTGGTCCGTCCCGACGTCCTCTACTGCCACGACGGCACGGTGCTGACCGGCGCCGGGTCCGCCGCCGGCATCGACGCGTCGCTGCACCTGCTGCGCGACCTGTACGGCGCCCGGGTGGCCGCGACGACCGCCCGCCGGATCGTCGTACCTCCGCACCGCGACGGGGGTCAGGCGCAGTTCATCGCCCGGCCGGTGCCCGACTGCGACGGCGAGACCTTCGGCGTCCTGCAGCAGTGGATCGTCGAGAACCTCCACGAGGAGCTCGACGTCGACGCCCTCGCCAAGCGGGCGCTGATGTCGCCGCGCACCTTCGCGCGCCGCTTCCGCGACGAGGTCGGGGCCACCCCGCACGTGTGGGTGACCGGCCAGCGGGTGCTGCGCGCCGAGCAGCTGCTCGAGCAGACCGACCGCTCGGTCGAGCGGATCGCCGGCGACGTCGGCTTCGGCAACGCGGCGACCCTGCGGCACCACTTCTCGCGGGTCCGGGGCGTCAGCCCCCAGCGGTACCGGCGCGCCTTCTCCGCCTGA
- the coaE gene encoding dephospho-CoA kinase — MTRVGLTGGIASGKSTVSAILEELGAVVIDGDKLAREVVERGTPGLAAVVEAFGTELLTPAGDLDRPALGKVVFGDEAKRRVLEGIVHPLVFERYAALEASAPAGALVVHDIPLLAESGRADTFDAVLVVDVPVETQVERLVRDRGMERADAEARIAAQATREQRLAIATHVLDNTGSLEDLRARVLEVHAELTSSGSGSGS, encoded by the coding sequence GTGACGCGAGTGGGACTCACGGGGGGCATCGCCTCGGGCAAGAGCACGGTCTCGGCGATCCTGGAGGAGCTCGGCGCCGTCGTCATCGACGGCGACAAGCTCGCCCGCGAGGTGGTGGAGCGGGGCACGCCGGGTCTGGCGGCGGTGGTGGAGGCGTTCGGCACCGAGCTGCTGACGCCCGCGGGTGACCTCGACCGTCCGGCGCTCGGCAAGGTCGTCTTCGGCGACGAGGCCAAGCGTCGGGTGCTGGAGGGGATCGTGCACCCCCTGGTCTTCGAGCGGTACGCCGCACTCGAGGCCTCGGCGCCCGCGGGCGCGCTGGTCGTCCACGACATCCCGCTGCTGGCCGAGTCCGGCCGGGCCGACACCTTCGACGCGGTCCTGGTCGTCGACGTACCCGTCGAGACCCAGGTCGAGCGGCTGGTCCGCGACCGCGGGATGGAGCGGGCCGACGCCGAGGCCCGGATCGCAGCCCAGGCCACCCGCGAGCAGCGGCTCGCGATCGCGACCCACGTCCTCGACAACACCGGCAGTCTCGAGGACCTGCGCGCGCGGGTGCTCGAGGTGCACGCCGAGCTCACGAGCTCCGGGTCAGGCTCCGGGTCATGA
- a CDS encoding GNAT family N-acetyltransferase, which translates to MQITPDPLTSPEIAAFLQAHLDQMHETSPAESVHALDLAGLRVPGVRFWSAYDAGELVGCAALKRLDDGHAELKSMRTAPHRTRQGIAARILAFVLEEARAAGFDRVSLETGTQDFFAPARALYARHGFVECPPFGGYRLDPNSTFMTRSLTRSS; encoded by the coding sequence GTGCAGATCACGCCCGACCCACTGACCTCGCCCGAGATCGCGGCCTTCCTGCAGGCCCACCTCGACCAGATGCACGAGACCTCCCCGGCGGAGAGCGTGCACGCGCTCGACCTGGCCGGCCTGCGGGTGCCCGGGGTGCGCTTCTGGTCGGCGTACGACGCCGGGGAGCTGGTCGGCTGCGCGGCCCTCAAGCGGCTCGACGACGGGCACGCCGAGCTGAAGTCGATGCGGACGGCACCGCACCGGACCCGCCAGGGCATCGCCGCGCGGATCCTCGCCTTCGTGCTCGAGGAGGCCCGGGCGGCCGGGTTCGACCGGGTCAGCCTGGAGACGGGGACGCAGGACTTCTTCGCCCCCGCCCGGGCGCTCTACGCCCGTCACGGGTTCGTCGAGTGCCCGCCCTTCGGCGGCTACCGCCTCGACCCGAACAGCACGTTCATGACCCGGAGCCTGACCCGGAGCTCGTGA
- a CDS encoding aminoglycoside phosphotransferase family protein: MDLAAASLEPLPGGWSGQTFLAEVAGERSVVRVYAEAGHRGSAAAEVDAALLRLVRGLLPVPEVLELRRADPASGMPALLVTSYLPGVRADLLLPELDEAGRRALGTRLGGLVADLGGMPHLTAGPFVDADLRIGEWGMPDGLPELVATARPDLGGVADDAQSLLDSVTRRVLVHSDLNPKNLLVDPATLEVTGLVDWEYAHAGHPFTDLGNLLRFERDPVFTTAVLEAYAERRGADPDDALALARAADLWALVELAARPDANPVAARAERLLQVVARTRDAGAWDGTI; this comes from the coding sequence GTGGACCTCGCCGCCGCCTCGCTCGAGCCGCTGCCCGGCGGCTGGTCGGGCCAGACCTTCCTCGCCGAGGTCGCGGGGGAGCGCTCGGTCGTCCGGGTGTACGCCGAGGCCGGGCACCGCGGGTCGGCCGCGGCCGAGGTCGACGCAGCCCTGCTGCGGCTGGTCCGGGGCCTGCTCCCGGTGCCCGAGGTGCTGGAGCTGCGCCGGGCCGACCCGGCGAGCGGGATGCCGGCGCTGCTCGTCACGTCGTACCTCCCCGGGGTGCGGGCCGACCTGCTGCTGCCGGAGCTCGACGAGGCGGGTCGGCGAGCCCTCGGCACCCGGCTCGGCGGGCTCGTCGCCGACCTCGGCGGGATGCCGCACCTGACGGCCGGTCCGTTCGTCGACGCCGACCTGCGGATCGGGGAGTGGGGGATGCCCGACGGACTGCCGGAGCTGGTGGCGACGGCGCGGCCCGACCTGGGCGGGGTCGCCGACGACGCTCAGTCCCTGCTCGACTCCGTCACGAGGCGGGTGCTCGTGCACAGCGACCTGAACCCGAAGAACCTGCTGGTCGACCCCGCCACCCTCGAGGTGACCGGGCTGGTCGACTGGGAGTACGCCCACGCCGGGCACCCCTTCACCGACCTCGGCAACCTGCTCCGCTTCGAGCGGGACCCGGTCTTCACGACCGCGGTCCTCGAGGCGTACGCCGAGCGCCGAGGAGCCGACCCTGACGACGCGCTCGCGCTCGCCCGGGCGGCCGACCTGTGGGCGCTGGTCGAGCTGGCCGCCCGGCCCGATGCGAACCCGGTCGCGGCCCGGGCCGAGCGGCTGCTGCAGGTCGTCGCCCGGACCCGGGACGCCGGGGCGTGGGACGGCACGATCTGA
- a CDS encoding class I SAM-dependent methyltransferase, whose translation MDEQEIRKSAALEERHWWYAERRALVRRLVAPLPTGRAVDVGCGGGGNTRVLRDLGWDVTGLEYSPVAATLAASRGLKIVRGDSRRLPFADGTLDLVMSTDMWEHIDDDEAVARETSRVLRPGGRALVAVPCSMKLWSGHDVALGHHRRYERAELVTLMEGAGLDVVDVMSWNVLLRPVARLRRRHNDSESEMEEVHPVVNAGLRLAVATERYLPVGRLPGISLVARAVKR comes from the coding sequence GTGGACGAGCAGGAGATCCGGAAATCGGCCGCGCTCGAGGAGCGCCACTGGTGGTACGCCGAGCGCCGCGCACTGGTGCGCAGGCTGGTGGCGCCACTGCCCACGGGGCGGGCGGTCGACGTCGGTTGCGGCGGCGGCGGCAACACCCGCGTGCTGCGCGACCTCGGCTGGGACGTCACCGGGCTGGAGTACTCCCCCGTGGCCGCCACGCTCGCCGCCTCCCGGGGGCTGAAGATCGTCCGAGGCGACTCCCGGCGCCTGCCGTTCGCCGACGGCACGCTCGACCTCGTGATGTCGACCGACATGTGGGAGCACATCGACGATGACGAGGCCGTGGCCCGCGAGACCTCCCGGGTCCTGCGCCCCGGCGGGCGCGCCCTGGTGGCGGTGCCGTGCAGCATGAAGCTCTGGAGCGGGCACGACGTCGCCCTGGGGCACCACCGACGCTACGAACGTGCGGAGCTGGTGACGCTGATGGAGGGCGCCGGACTCGACGTCGTCGACGTGATGTCGTGGAACGTCCTGTTGCGACCGGTCGCCCGGCTGCGCCGCCGGCACAACGACAGTGAGAGCGAGATGGAGGAGGTGCACCCGGTCGTGAACGCCGGACTGCGCCTCGCCGTCGCCACCGAGCGCTACCTTCCGGTCGGCCGGCTGCCCGGCATCAGTCTCGTCGCCCGCGCCGTGAAGCGCTGA
- a CDS encoding DUF3068 domain-containing protein, whose protein sequence is MFPPALVGLGVFLLVAAALIKFYAYPQLAVAPKDQDSITRLSAEDAVVFSTDPALLTEVKMDLEVTNTTRGDIKATNDAPDGTLVWADTQTVKNTDGDTLSQSVSLAAHDAHTGEAVDCCGSFVQEDAEAGPVEVVRKGQVYKFPFGTEQKSYQWWDDTILDTVEAKFEKETDLDGMTVYQFVAEIPQTVVGTREAPASIVGEVGNDPIEVDIAYANRRTFWVEPNTGVIIDRREEQNSTLQIAGEDRATTTQADLSYTDAQVAANIDEYEQKASLLGLVNGLIPLLALILGVLLIAGGVLLGRSRQSTSGTTTNAGRAPAKV, encoded by the coding sequence TTGTTTCCGCCTGCCTTGGTGGGCCTCGGGGTGTTCCTGCTCGTCGCAGCGGCACTGATCAAGTTCTACGCGTATCCGCAGTTGGCGGTCGCCCCGAAGGACCAGGACAGCATCACCCGACTGTCGGCTGAGGACGCGGTGGTGTTCAGCACCGATCCCGCGCTGCTGACCGAGGTCAAGATGGACCTGGAGGTCACCAACACCACCCGAGGCGACATCAAGGCCACCAACGACGCGCCGGACGGCACGCTCGTGTGGGCCGACACCCAGACCGTCAAGAACACCGACGGTGACACGCTCTCGCAGAGCGTCTCCCTGGCCGCCCACGACGCGCACACCGGTGAGGCCGTCGACTGCTGCGGCTCGTTCGTGCAGGAGGACGCGGAGGCGGGCCCCGTCGAGGTCGTCCGCAAGGGTCAGGTCTACAAGTTCCCGTTCGGCACGGAGCAGAAGTCCTACCAGTGGTGGGACGACACCATCCTGGACACGGTCGAGGCGAAGTTCGAGAAGGAGACCGACCTCGACGGGATGACGGTCTACCAGTTCGTGGCCGAGATCCCGCAGACCGTCGTCGGCACCCGTGAGGCGCCCGCCTCCATCGTCGGCGAGGTCGGCAACGACCCGATCGAGGTCGACATCGCCTACGCCAACCGCCGCACGTTCTGGGTGGAGCCCAACACCGGTGTGATCATCGACCGGCGCGAGGAGCAGAACAGCACGCTGCAGATCGCGGGCGAGGACCGCGCGACCACGACCCAGGCCGACCTGAGCTACACCGACGCGCAGGTCGCGGCCAACATCGACGAGTACGAGCAGAAGGCCAGCCTGCTCGGCCTGGTCAACGGGTTGATCCCGCTGCTCGCGCTGATTCTGGGCGTGCTGTTGATCGCCGGTGGCGTGCTGCTCGGACGCTCCCGGCAGTCGACCTCCGGCACCACGACCAACGCGGGACGGGCGCCCGCCAAGGTCTGA
- a CDS encoding class I SAM-dependent methyltransferase, with translation MTTGSMLGDADAPDSRQHPDLPPFRAERRTIGEADSRRANGPDWDRYADEYQATHGAFLGDAGFVWGPEGLTEAEVGMLGPVADRDVLEVGSGAGQCSRWVRTQGGRSIGLDLSHRQLQHSRRLDDSSGLVVPSVLGTATALPFADGSFDVVFSSFGALQFVRDLDVAVGEAARVLRPGGRFAFSITHPTRWMFPDDPTEDGLVASQSYWDRTPYVETDDATGEVSYVEHHRTLGDWVEVLTAAGFRIGRLLEPEWPEHHDRVWGGWSAVRGRLTPGTAVFAADLR, from the coding sequence GTGACCACCGGCAGCATGCTCGGCGACGCCGATGCCCCCGACTCGCGACAGCACCCCGACCTGCCGCCGTTCCGGGCCGAGCGGCGCACCATCGGCGAGGCCGACTCGCGGCGCGCCAACGGACCCGACTGGGACCGCTACGCCGACGAGTACCAGGCCACCCACGGCGCGTTCCTCGGCGACGCCGGCTTCGTCTGGGGGCCCGAGGGCCTGACCGAGGCGGAGGTCGGGATGCTCGGACCGGTCGCGGACCGCGACGTCCTCGAGGTCGGCTCCGGGGCCGGACAGTGCTCGCGCTGGGTCCGGACCCAGGGCGGACGCTCCATCGGCCTCGACCTGTCGCACCGCCAGCTGCAGCACAGCCGCCGGCTTGACGACTCCTCCGGCCTCGTGGTGCCCTCCGTGCTCGGCACCGCCACCGCGCTGCCGTTCGCGGACGGCTCCTTCGACGTGGTGTTCTCGTCGTTCGGCGCCCTGCAGTTCGTGCGCGACCTCGACGTGGCGGTCGGCGAGGCTGCGCGGGTGCTGCGCCCCGGCGGCCGGTTCGCCTTCTCGATCACGCACCCGACGCGCTGGATGTTCCCCGACGACCCGACGGAGGACGGTCTGGTGGCGAGCCAGTCCTACTGGGACCGCACGCCGTACGTCGAGACCGACGACGCGACCGGCGAGGTGTCGTACGTCGAGCACCACCGGACCCTGGGCGACTGGGTCGAGGTGCTGACCGCCGCCGGTTTCCGGATCGGCCGACTGCTGGAGCCGGAGTGGCCCGAGCACCACGACCGGGTGTGGGGCGGCTGGTCGGCGGTCCGCGGTCGGTTGACCCCCGGGACGGCCGTCTTCGCCGCGGACCTGCGGTGA
- a CDS encoding sigma-70 family RNA polymerase sigma factor, with protein MATRTASAGGREIEGRDSVGLYLDEIARNALLDAATEVELSKTIEAGLMAEHLLAEGRVGRRKGGAPMTANAEELEWLAEEGRKAIDTFITANLRLVVSIARKYGRAQMPMLDLIQEGNTGLIRAVEKFDYTKGYKFSTYATWWVRQAITRGIAQQARVVRLPVHVVEELNQVGGARRTLERQLGRDPEPHEIATELGMQVERVLDLMAWGREHVSLDSPVDEDGDTSLGDLMAQETSPGPDLSFLDVEARDRLNSLVGHLDERAADIIRSRYGLVDGRQHKLADIGTKHGISAERVRQLEREALQKLRRIADPDLAA; from the coding sequence ATGGCTACACGAACCGCATCTGCGGGGGGACGCGAGATCGAGGGCCGCGACAGCGTCGGCCTGTACCTCGACGAGATCGCCCGCAATGCCCTCCTCGACGCGGCCACCGAGGTCGAGCTCTCCAAGACCATCGAGGCCGGCCTGATGGCCGAGCACCTCCTCGCCGAGGGCCGGGTCGGTCGCCGCAAGGGCGGCGCCCCGATGACGGCCAACGCCGAGGAGCTCGAGTGGCTGGCCGAGGAGGGCCGCAAGGCCATCGACACGTTCATCACCGCCAACCTCCGGCTGGTCGTCTCCATCGCCCGCAAGTACGGCCGCGCGCAGATGCCGATGCTCGACCTGATCCAGGAGGGCAACACCGGCCTGATCCGCGCGGTCGAGAAGTTCGACTACACCAAGGGCTACAAGTTCTCGACCTACGCCACCTGGTGGGTGCGGCAGGCCATCACCCGTGGCATCGCCCAGCAGGCCCGGGTCGTCCGGCTCCCCGTGCACGTCGTCGAGGAGCTCAACCAGGTCGGCGGCGCCCGTCGTACGCTCGAGCGCCAGCTGGGCCGCGACCCGGAGCCGCACGAGATCGCCACCGAGCTCGGCATGCAGGTCGAGCGGGTCCTCGACCTGATGGCCTGGGGTCGTGAGCACGTCAGCCTCGACTCCCCCGTCGACGAGGACGGCGACACCTCCCTGGGTGACCTGATGGCCCAGGAGACGTCGCCGGGTCCGGACCTGTCGTTCCTCGACGTGGAGGCCCGGGACCGGCTCAACAGCCTGGTCGGCCACCTCGACGAGCGGGCCGCCGACATCATCCGATCGCGCTACGGCCTCGTCGACGGCCGGCAGCACAAGCTCGCCGACATCGGCACCAAGCACGGCATCTCCGCCGAGCGGGTGCGCCAGCTCGAGCGGGAGGCGCTGCAGAAGCTGCGCCGGATCGCTGACCCGGACCTCGCGGCCTGA
- a CDS encoding glycosyltransferase family 4 protein, with translation MVNWRDLDHSAAGGSEHYAWEFSRALHEAGASVDFITARDRGQSRSDLVDGIRIVRGGNQFTFYLFAALALLRRRKRLDLVVDPECGIPSWSPLYVGRRTALVLVVHHVHQEQFATYFPAPLAWLGQVLERVVMPRVYRGVRTIAVSPSTHAEMIERLGWTGPVEVVANGTAVPPADRFDPAGQEPDRVAVLGRLVPHKRVDLVLRAIRDLTGDRPALRLDVLGRGPDEERLRALAAELGIAERVCFHGFVTEERKWELLRLASLHVAASDSEGWGQVVIEAAGCGVPTVARDVPGLRDSVRPGETGWLVADDADLDVVGARLSAAMAQALAELSDPGERDVSFAACQAWAGRFTWARMRSRVTEIAAAEVSASRRGRRD, from the coding sequence GTGGTCAACTGGCGCGACCTGGACCACTCGGCGGCCGGTGGTTCCGAGCACTACGCCTGGGAGTTCTCCCGTGCCCTGCACGAGGCCGGTGCGAGCGTCGACTTCATCACTGCACGCGACCGCGGGCAGAGCCGCAGCGACCTCGTGGACGGGATCCGCATCGTCCGTGGCGGCAACCAGTTCACCTTCTACCTTTTCGCGGCGCTGGCCCTGCTTCGACGGCGGAAGCGGCTCGACCTCGTCGTCGACCCCGAGTGCGGCATCCCGTCCTGGTCGCCCCTCTACGTCGGCCGCCGGACGGCACTCGTGCTCGTGGTCCACCACGTCCACCAGGAGCAGTTCGCGACCTACTTCCCGGCGCCGCTGGCCTGGTTGGGCCAGGTGCTGGAGCGGGTCGTCATGCCCCGCGTCTACCGGGGGGTGCGCACGATCGCGGTCTCGCCCTCGACCCACGCCGAGATGATCGAACGGCTGGGCTGGACGGGGCCGGTCGAGGTGGTCGCCAACGGCACCGCCGTACCGCCCGCCGATCGGTTCGACCCAGCCGGCCAGGAACCGGACCGGGTCGCCGTACTCGGTCGGCTGGTGCCGCACAAGCGGGTCGACCTGGTCCTGCGGGCGATCCGCGACCTGACCGGAGATCGGCCCGCTCTGCGCCTCGACGTGCTCGGCCGAGGTCCCGACGAGGAGCGGCTGCGCGCCCTGGCGGCCGAGCTGGGGATCGCCGAGCGCGTGTGCTTCCACGGCTTCGTCACCGAGGAGCGGAAGTGGGAGCTGCTGCGACTCGCCAGCCTGCACGTCGCGGCGTCCGACAGCGAGGGCTGGGGCCAGGTCGTGATCGAGGCGGCGGGCTGCGGCGTCCCGACGGTGGCGCGCGACGTGCCCGGACTGCGCGACTCGGTGCGGCCGGGGGAGACCGGCTGGCTGGTGGCGGACGACGCAGACCTCGACGTCGTGGGTGCGCGGCTCTCCGCGGCCATGGCGCAGGCACTCGCCGAGCTCTCGGATCCCGGTGAGCGGGACGTCTCGTTCGCGGCTTGTCAGGCCTGGGCCGGGCGGTTCACCTGGGCGCGGATGCGGTCCCGGGTCACGGAGATCGCCGCCGCGGAGGTCAGCGCTTCACGGCGCGGGCGACGAGACTGA
- the rpsA gene encoding 30S ribosomal protein S1, translating into MTSTISILPDYDAPQVAINDIGSEEDFLAAIDATIKYFNDGDIVAGTIVKVDRDEVLLDIGYKTEGVIPSRELSIKHDVDPSEVVAVGDEVEALVLQKEDKEGRLILSKKRAQYERAWGTIEQVKEEDGVVEGTVIEVVKGGLILDIGLRGFLPASLVEMRRVRDLQPYVGQVLEAKIIELDKNRNNVVLSRRAWLEQTQSEVRHGFLTQLQKGQIRKGVVSSIVNFGAFVDLGGVDGLVHVSELSWKHIDHPSEVVAVGDEVTVEVLDVDMDRERVSLSLKATQEDPWQHFARTHQIGQIVPGKVTKLVPFGSFVRVEEGIEGLVHISELAERHVEIPEQVVQVNDDVMVKIIDIDLERRRISLSLKQANETAAAGDVEDFDPTLYGMAATYDEQGNYVYPDGFDPETGEWLEGFDEQRATWEDQYAKAHARWEAHVKQQAEAKQAEVEAGEATSYSSGGSDDVETGGAAEGGSLASDEALQALREKLTGGAS; encoded by the coding sequence ATGACGAGCACCATCTCGATTCTCCCCGATTACGACGCGCCTCAGGTTGCGATCAACGACATCGGTTCCGAAGAGGACTTCCTCGCCGCCATCGATGCGACGATCAAGTACTTCAACGACGGCGACATCGTCGCCGGCACCATCGTCAAGGTCGACCGCGATGAGGTCCTCCTCGACATCGGCTACAAGACCGAGGGCGTCATCCCCTCGCGCGAGCTGTCGATCAAGCACGATGTCGACCCCTCCGAGGTTGTCGCGGTCGGCGACGAGGTCGAGGCCCTTGTTCTCCAGAAGGAGGACAAGGAGGGCCGGCTGATCCTGTCCAAGAAGCGCGCCCAGTACGAGCGCGCCTGGGGCACCATCGAGCAGGTCAAGGAGGAGGACGGCGTCGTCGAGGGCACCGTCATCGAGGTCGTCAAGGGCGGCCTCATCCTCGACATCGGCCTGCGCGGCTTCCTGCCCGCCTCGCTGGTGGAGATGCGTCGCGTCCGCGACCTGCAGCCGTACGTCGGTCAGGTCCTCGAGGCCAAGATCATCGAGCTCGACAAGAACCGCAACAACGTGGTCCTGTCGCGCCGTGCCTGGCTCGAGCAGACCCAGTCCGAGGTTCGCCACGGCTTCCTGACCCAGCTCCAGAAGGGTCAGATCCGCAAGGGTGTCGTCTCCTCGATCGTCAACTTCGGTGCGTTCGTGGACCTCGGCGGCGTCGACGGTCTCGTCCACGTCTCCGAGCTGTCGTGGAAGCACATCGACCACCCGTCCGAGGTCGTCGCCGTGGGCGACGAGGTCACGGTCGAGGTGCTCGACGTCGACATGGACCGCGAGCGTGTCTCCCTGTCGCTGAAGGCGACGCAGGAGGACCCGTGGCAGCACTTCGCCCGGACCCACCAGATCGGCCAGATCGTGCCGGGCAAGGTCACCAAGCTGGTGCCCTTCGGCTCGTTCGTCCGCGTCGAGGAGGGCATCGAGGGCCTGGTGCACATCTCCGAGCTCGCCGAGCGTCACGTCGAGATCCCGGAGCAGGTCGTCCAGGTCAACGACGACGTCATGGTCAAGATCATCGACATCGACCTCGAGCGTCGCCGGATCTCGCTGTCGCTCAAGCAGGCCAACGAGACCGCTGCCGCGGGCGACGTCGAGGACTTCGACCCGACCCTCTACGGCATGGCCGCGACCTACGACGAGCAGGGCAACTACGTCTACCCCGACGGCTTCGACCCGGAGACGGGCGAGTGGCTCGAGGGCTTCGACGAGCAGCGCGCGACCTGGGAGGACCAGTACGCCAAGGCGCACGCTCGCTGGGAGGCCCACGTCAAGCAGCAGGCCGAGGCCAAGCAGGCCGAGGTCGAGGCGGGCGAGGCGACGTCGTACTCCAGCGGCGGCTCGGACGACGTCGAGACCGGTGGTGCCGCCGAGGGTGGCTCGCTGGCCTCCGACGAGGCGCTGCAGGCGCTCCGCGAGAAGCTGACCGGCGGCGCAAGCTGA